From a single Gimesia fumaroli genomic region:
- a CDS encoding transglutaminase TgpA family protein, giving the protein MNLTLTFQISIYLLVALSSIMFMMAEGGLFPQLLTIPLGMLTLFFTDRWEKFSLTPLWANILGLLAFLIVCAEFFSNIEGRLLSGAHFLVYLTWIILLQKKSDPQYWWLCALGFLQIAVGAVLTESGYYGSLLVVYMFLSIWTLSVFSLYRTRNTFFKQDAPVGLPRLKVEQAAVSPFQQFSQVQGGVQSDQSRRWLTAEFFWATFGCSIAALSISMCFFLLIPRLWVNRSIFNNETVQGGNKPLVGFTEKVQLGEMGEILESTERVLELAIYDNETDEPVTVTEFVEKYGLDEPLFRGTVLSNYQNGSWSKAQRRRLRRGYSEWRPTRSKELDIQDLYRQEYILEPIGTRVLFIMQPLVAMDMLSDSENTLDVESYEIRQKMLPRKDESTKYNLFTAKRPQENSEMSQLYRQRQYLELPRNDLKRLIKYTRSLIAAHPELKTKTDKARFLESHLRDSGDYSYTLNMSIEDPTIDPVEDFLFNRKSGHCEYYASALALMLRAIGIPTRVITGFKGGEPKYLSNQFEVQQRHAHSWVEVYLDDHWETMDATPALQRAEMVAKNAASLSSWKGANKMLSQFWNDYVIGVSFQRQKRAFYDPIVRAGKKLGKQLLDIRATLTAAVTTVKSFLSSPRRWFSWEGGAAVFIIAGLFFGLKWLFKITIRVFRFLFNKETKQSGVLNSANVAFYEKFQNLLAKKGLVRERSETQKEFSIQVKTDLLSELSEAHITDYPDQVTELYYQVRYGDHSLEPQESEEIQRKLTTLESVLLKEEPSQS; this is encoded by the coding sequence GTGAATTTAACGCTCACATTTCAAATTAGTATCTATTTGCTTGTCGCTTTATCCAGCATCATGTTCATGATGGCCGAAGGGGGACTGTTTCCACAGTTGTTAACAATCCCTTTAGGGATGTTGACGCTGTTCTTTACAGATCGGTGGGAGAAGTTCAGCTTGACTCCTCTCTGGGCCAATATTTTGGGGTTACTGGCATTTTTGATCGTTTGTGCCGAGTTTTTCTCAAATATCGAGGGACGGTTGCTTTCCGGCGCCCATTTTTTAGTGTATCTCACCTGGATTATTCTTCTCCAGAAGAAAAGTGACCCTCAATACTGGTGGCTTTGTGCGTTAGGCTTCCTGCAGATCGCGGTTGGAGCGGTACTTACCGAATCCGGCTACTATGGTAGCTTGCTCGTCGTCTATATGTTTTTATCAATCTGGACACTGTCTGTATTCTCGCTCTATAGAACACGAAACACATTTTTTAAACAGGATGCACCTGTGGGGCTTCCCCGGCTGAAGGTCGAACAGGCTGCTGTTTCACCATTTCAACAGTTCAGTCAGGTTCAAGGGGGAGTCCAATCAGACCAAAGTCGCCGATGGCTCACCGCCGAATTCTTCTGGGCAACATTTGGCTGCTCGATTGCTGCTTTATCGATTTCAATGTGTTTCTTTCTTCTGATACCACGGTTATGGGTAAATCGGTCTATCTTCAATAATGAAACCGTCCAAGGCGGGAATAAACCGCTTGTCGGTTTCACTGAGAAGGTACAGCTTGGTGAAATGGGAGAAATTCTTGAAAGCACTGAGCGTGTGCTGGAACTGGCAATTTATGATAATGAAACTGACGAGCCGGTAACCGTCACCGAATTTGTTGAGAAATATGGTTTAGACGAACCTCTCTTTCGAGGCACTGTGCTTTCCAATTACCAGAATGGAAGTTGGAGTAAGGCCCAAAGACGGAGACTAAGACGCGGTTATTCTGAATGGCGACCGACGAGATCGAAAGAGCTCGATATTCAAGACCTTTATCGGCAGGAATATATCCTCGAACCGATTGGGACACGAGTCTTGTTTATCATGCAGCCACTTGTTGCCATGGATATGCTCAGTGATAGTGAAAACACGTTAGACGTCGAGTCTTATGAGATTCGACAAAAGATGCTTCCGCGAAAAGATGAGAGTACCAAGTACAATCTGTTTACCGCGAAAAGACCACAAGAAAATAGCGAAATGTCCCAGTTGTATCGCCAGAGGCAATATCTGGAGTTGCCGCGGAATGATTTGAAGAGGCTGATAAAATATACGAGATCTTTAATTGCAGCGCACCCTGAATTAAAAACCAAAACTGACAAAGCGCGATTTCTAGAATCACATTTACGTGATTCCGGCGATTATAGTTACACCCTGAATATGTCCATCGAGGATCCCACAATTGATCCTGTGGAAGACTTTCTCTTTAATCGTAAGTCGGGGCATTGTGAGTATTATGCGTCGGCTCTGGCATTGATGTTACGCGCCATTGGCATTCCGACGCGTGTAATCACCGGATTTAAAGGTGGCGAACCAAAATATTTGTCGAATCAATTCGAAGTTCAACAACGCCACGCTCATTCCTGGGTTGAGGTCTATCTGGATGACCATTGGGAAACGATGGATGCGACTCCCGCTTTACAACGGGCGGAAATGGTCGCAAAGAATGCCGCTTCGTTAAGTAGCTGGAAAGGGGCGAATAAAATGTTGTCCCAATTCTGGAATGATTACGTGATTGGCGTTTCTTTTCAGCGTCAAAAGCGTGCTTTTTATGATCCTATTGTCAGAGCGGGAAAAAAACTCGGAAAACAGTTACTGGATATTCGAGCAACTCTGACTGCCGCTGTAACAACTGTCAAAAGTTTTCTGTCTTCACCTCGTCGCTGGTTTAGCTGGGAGGGTGGTGCTGCCGTATTTATTATCGCTGGTCTCTTCTTCGGACTGAAATGGTTATTCAAGATCACAATCAGGGTGTTTCGATTTTTGTTCAATAAAGAAACAAAGCAATCCGGGGTTCTGAATTCGGCCAATGTTGCCTTCTATGAGAAGTTTCAAAACTTACTCGCCAAGAAAGGACTGGTACGAGAGCGTTCAGAAACGCAAAAAGAGTTTTCAATTCAAGTGAAAACAGACCTGCTATCAGAACTCTCAGAAGCTCATATCACTGATTATCCCGATCAGGTAACCGAACTCTATTATCAGGTCCGTTATGGCGATCATTCTCTAGAGCCACAGGAATCTGAAGAAATTCAGCGTAAGTTGACGACACTCGAATCCGTATTGCTCAAAGAAGAACCGTCACAAAGTTAA